From one Solanum lycopersicum chromosome 12, SLM_r2.1 genomic stretch:
- the LOC101248846 gene encoding uncharacterized protein, with the protein MATGAAGDAIFRGVFEGSISGHDLEISKRPYHRNCGCALHKSRGNCSHSSRNMNISYPIRRSWSEGCLSLVAAASAAASGHSSPCSSPTVTVADMSKRNLLPVNEDGEDLVFRKV; encoded by the coding sequence ATGGCTACCGGAGCTGCCGGCGATGCAATTTTCCGGGGAGTATTCGAAGGATCTATCTCCGGTCACGATctagaaatttcaaaaaggCCATACCACCGGAATTGTGGCTGTGCGTTACATAAATCGAGAGGGAACTGTTCTCATTCGTCGAGAAATATGAATATTTCGTATCCGATTCGCCGGTCGTGGAGTGAAGGATGTTTATCGTTGGTTGCGGCGGCGTCAGCAGCGGCGTCCGGTCATTCATCGCCGTGTTCTTCACCTACTGTGACGGTTGCCGATATGAGTAAGAGGAATTTGCTTCCGGTTAATGAAGACGGTGAAGATCTCGTTTTCCGTAaggtttaa